In Flavobacteriaceae bacterium, the following proteins share a genomic window:
- a CDS encoding RNA polymerase sigma factor: MSKTQGITDAKLVLEYQLGNQKALSVLVKRWHKEFCNRSYWVVKDADVAKDIAQESWKTIIANINALKNPKSFRSWALRIVYTKSIDYTKKIIKERLQKEKIYYEKNIIEEEKQDKTELKKELLKAIKTLPEHQQIALKLFYVEAYSLNEMSDILNISMGTAKSRIFHAREKLKTILKQKHYEN, from the coding sequence ATGAGCAAAACACAAGGCATAACAGATGCTAAATTAGTTTTAGAATACCAGTTAGGTAACCAAAAGGCATTATCAGTTTTGGTGAAACGTTGGCACAAAGAGTTTTGTAATAGGTCCTATTGGGTTGTTAAAGATGCTGATGTTGCTAAAGACATAGCTCAAGAGAGTTGGAAAACAATTATTGCTAATATAAATGCACTTAAAAACCCAAAAAGTTTTAGAAGTTGGGCTTTACGAATTGTGTATACAAAATCAATAGATTATACAAAAAAAATAATAAAAGAACGACTTCAAAAAGAAAAAATATATTATGAGAAAAATATCATAGAAGAAGAAAAACAAGATAAAACGGAATTAAAAAAAGAACTTTTAAAAGCAATAAAAACATTACCTGAACATCAACAAATAGCACTTAAATTATTTTATGTTGAAGCCTACTCATTAAATGAAATGAGTGATATCTTAAATATTTCTATGGGTACAGCAAAATCTAGAATATTTCATGCTAGAGAGAAATTAAAAACAATTTTAAAACAAAAACATTATGAAAACTAA